Genomic window (Centroberyx gerrardi isolate f3 chromosome 9, fCenGer3.hap1.cur.20231027, whole genome shotgun sequence):
CCACACTGCTATTATGAAGGATACCTGGAGAAGAGGTCGTTCAAAGATAAGGTAACCCACTGGAGATGAGGAACTGGTTGTAGTTTTTAATAATATGCTACATTTTATTAAGGAAAACTGAGGCATATACAAATAGTATACAACAATAGTATACAGTATGCTCataacagacaaaaaagaaCATGAAAGTAAAGCCAGGGGGTATAGTGATTGtttttgctgtcattttgcTGTGCAGACTGTTCATGACAAGACAGTCAGGTGATCCTTGACTGATCTTAACTGCAGCAGGTAAAGTTGAAAAAAGTTCCCTCCTTTCACGTTTCCATTGTAGGCTTATGTCATGTGTTCTGTATCTCAAGTGAAGTTATTCTTGTATCTGGAGCAACAGACAAATGTATCATAGGAATACAACAAATTCTTAAATTCCTTAGAGAAaagtttgtggaaaaaaaaaaaaaaaaaaaacatgtttcaaaaaaaatgtatggttGATATTTCAAATGACTTGTGGCAGACTACTTAAATTTGAAAGagggttgttgttgtggtgtgtgtgtgtgtgtgtgtgtgtgtgtgtgtgcgtgcgaatGGCTGCAGGTGTTTCCGCGTGAATGATTGGCATCTCACCAATGTGCAGATGATGCCGGGCCAATTTTAGGAATAGAATCCACTTCACActccagtctcaagtctaataAGTTTTAATTGTCATGGCTGAAAGTGTGTAAACGCACCTGTCAGAAAACATCAAACCTGGCCCAACATGGGAGCACAGACAgcaaatgaaagacagaaatttCCTTGTTTACAAGTGCAGTTTAATCTTTTGTTACATATGTTGGCattcaaaacatatttgaaaaagtaaatgacacTGTGTGGTGTGCAGTGGAGCAGCACCTAGTTTATTTTCTGTCTCACAAAGGGCATCAACGTCATTCAGTAAGGGTGACCGGAAGTCTTTTAAGGAATAGCTTTATTTTGTTGGTAATATATGTACACTGGCCCTCGCTTATCAATGCGTGATTGCAGTATGATGAAAGGCTAATTGCTTTGATAAACATTGTGCAGTGGTGCAGCCACCGACCTGAGCTGGCTGGTTTAATGCTTAACTCCAGATAGCACAAGCATGTAGAGTGTCACTCTTGACTGCGTGGGTTAAGTGTTGTTTTCCATGGGCGGAGTAGCCCGACCTGATGAATAGTTTCTGGTAAGTATGAGGCTGTTGTATGGACTTTGTTTTTCCAGTAcatcacttttctctctctaactggtCTGACTGCTTTTCTGCTTAAGGTGCCATAAAGAGGCAAGGCAGGCTATCCCATACAGACTGAACAGTATTATATGAGCTACACAAGTGTTTCAGTTCTATATATTAACAACTCTGAACACACAGCGGTGGCAGTGACTTTGGCCTGATAGTGATAATGGCCTTGAACAGACAATGGTGACACTCTCATACATGCAACTCACACTCCTAACACACAAACTAAGCTGCAGACACCAGAAAGTTGATAAAATGACTTTGGGAAATGCTGGTACCACATATAACATACAGTGTATCTGATTCCCTTCAGGTTAAAATCTATACCACCAATTCAGCTGCTAAGGTCACTGCCTCTAACACCACATTACTGTTTTCTAATGCGGTCACAACCTCTTGACTCATCAAGTCTAATCCTTGAGTTACAGGACTTATCACCTGCATTGTTCCACAAACACTTTATTTCCTTGATGGGtatcatgcatttttttgtctctctttatcaTTGTGTTTACTGCAAATTAAAATTAATGACATgctatttctctcccttcctgttCCTTCCTTAtgttttcctgtctgtgtctggtgggctatttgtctttctgtgtgtgtgtgtgtgtgtgtgtgtgtgtgtgtgtgtgtgtgtgtgtgtgtgtgtgtttgtgcagacaTCTCGGAATCTGTGGACCTGTCTGTGCGGAAACACACTTTTCTtcttcaacaacaacaaagacacTAATGTAAGTTACCTGGTAGAGGATTGAGTTGAGAAAAGGGAATGGGTTTGGATTGTTGTTTTGAAGCTGTTCTAGATGAAGCCAGCCATTTGGTTATTTTAcgtcttatgtgtgtgtgtgcgtgtgtgtgtgtgtgtgtgtgtttgtgtttcaccAGTACGTAGAGAAGCTGGACCTCAGTGGCTTCATCTCAATAACAGACGACTACAGCCGGGACCGCAAGTTAGATGCAGCCAGACTCAACCTGCGGCTGAAGGATGGAGATATCAAAATCACTGTAAGGGGAACTACGGCTAATCAGTTCTGTCCTCAGTTGTGAAAAATCCACCTATTTTGACAGAGAATTAAtacttttcctctcctctatccttcCCGCAGGCCCCTAGCCTCGAGGCTCGGGAGCTGTGGAAGGCGTATATCCATTCTGTGCTCAAGGTCGGTGGCACATTGATGTTTATTATCTCTAACACATACTTTATTgaacacaaaacatttcagctctgGTTTCGTGCCTTTGTTATCAGCACAGAACAATAAAGAGTGTTTAAAGTACGATATCTTAAAGGGACTTTTCTCAAACAGGAAGATTGTAATAATTCATACTGACATCCTGTTAGGGGCATACAGAATTTTAGTATCATAAATAACAGTATGATTATACTTGCAATTAATATAACATCATGTAAcaatcttcttcctcttctactcttattaaaaaaaaaaactgattctacaaatgctacttattcctattaaaggcttagctgatgaagactgtgatatacagttggtttgactactgttgacaaaatgcacttattgtaagtcgctttggacaaaagcgtctgctaaatgacataatgtaatttaatacaatgtaatgtaatgtaatgcaattaTTAATTGTTCACCAGAGTTTGATGAGACAATAACATCAGCCCAAATGTAGAtaattccactgaaagatgaaTTTAAAGCAAAACTCACTCAGTTGGCTGCGTGTCAGTTATTTGTGTCTGTGACTTGTGTCTGTTTGacctctgcctgtgtgtctccctgcagctgtcagtcccctcctccctcaacctgctgccgGGCCAGATCAACATGCTAAAAGACGCggtggagaaagaaaaggaaagaatgaAGGCCCTCTCTCGTCCTGCTGCCCCACCTGCCAGCAGCTCCAGTCCCTACCTTAGCCTCCATGCGGACATGCCAGCGTGAGTACTGCTTACTTATCCTGCCTTGGAGCTCAGACAAGATGTTTGAGGGTTTTAATTCATACTTTCTCTTCTTGTTGTGATACGCTTGCCGCTCAAACGCCGGAAATGTACCTGTTCTCATGTTTGGCTTGAAACGTTAAGGAAGCAGTCTGCAAGGTCTAGGCGCATTACTCTCCACTGACTCACTAAACTAGTCTAGGTGAGTGGTAGCGGTGTTTCCTTCTGTCTCATCGGCGTCTCTGCTGACTTCCTGCAGGTGTTACCACCATGTGTCCCGTATGGAGGCGGTGCTGATGCTGGAGAGACAACCTGAGAGAGGAAACCTGCTGCTGAGGCCTGGCAGGGACGAAGGCTCCTTCGCTGTCACCACCCGACAGGACCTTGacgggtacacacacacacacacacacacacacacacacacacacacacacacacacacgcaggcttaacacacatgcatacccacatgaaaacacacgcacgcagcgACCTTACAGCTCCAAACACATTGATGTCATTTTTATCAGAGCAATGAACATTTACTGCAACTCATAGATAACATAGTGAAGTCAGAGGAAAGACAAACCCATGGCTCAATAGCATGCAATATTTCCTTAACTTTGACAATACCCAGTAGATGACACAACTACAGTATTAATCTGCTTTTAGTGTGTTGACTTGTCAtgtcatctctcttttctccatcaGACCTCTAGTCAGACACTACCTTGTGACTCGTAAGCATGAGGGGGGCTTCACCATCGCAGTGGACAATCCAGTGAGTATTAAAGAGACAAGCTCAAGGCTTGGTCAATATGTTATGTGCCACAGGAAGACACTGATCTCTGGTCTCCTTGAGCCAATTAAAACTATCAATAACGTCCCAGCAACACTTTGCAGTTCTTGGGTAATGTTGTGATGACCCAGGCAAGAGCCACCTATCATAAGGCCATGGGACCTTTATGTGCATATTTTGGCTACTTCACACAGCACACTGTCAACCTATATTTAGCATAAGGCCATGCAAATTTAATTAGGTGTTTAATAGATTCCTGTTTCAAAAAAGTGAGCGACCGAAAGAAAAAAGGACTTGTCATCAATCTCTATGGCACATTTTAAAGCAGCATACAGGTTTTCGCTCTTTGAATATTATCAGAACATGCAAATGGTgatgaaaacataaataaattaaacacatGGAGGAGTCTTCCTTGTGACATTCTTTATTCTAACAACTTTTGGTCATGTAAAATATTGAATGTCTGCTTGTTTCAAACACATTGCATTTCAAGTGCTACAATAGGgaacaatgataaaacaactgaaacactGTTAAGTCATAAATCAGATACAACAAATATGGAAGACCTACAAAGATAATAATCCATGGACAGTTGCACTGACTGGATGAACTGGATGTTTGTCACTGACAGACAGCGAATTGAAACGCGCCCAAGTGCATTTGATCAGTCCAATCACAATCTTCATATTTTTGAGCTGCGTCCAATCAAAGAATGGCATGTTGTTCAGTGTGACTGCGCAAAAACTGTCAGAAAGacagttgttttatttttgtttgttttttcaagatGGGACAAAAGGGCATCCGTTAAACACCTTCTAAAATTTGTACGGCCTAACCTTAACATTTAGATTAAAACAGCCGATGTAACGAACCACAGCTGAATACTTTACACAAGAAAGTAAATTCACATTATTTGTACTGCTGGATGAAGAGACTTTGCTGTCAAAACTTATGTTGGGGGGTCACAAAGTCTACTTTCCCACATTATGAAACCTACTGTATGCGTCTGATTTGTGTAATGACCTCTGCCTGTATGAAGCTTGCATGACACCGACCACATGGCAGCAAAGAAAGCTAACACAAATCACTGTGTGGTAAAGAAGACATTGATTAAACACAGGAGGGCAATAAACCATGACATATATGCCTTTCTTGACATAAATTCAATCACCATAGTCATATTTCTCCTATATATTGGTGTTGTGTGACGGTGGTGGATGAGGCTTTACTTCTGCTTTAGCTGCCGCTGTGTACATGAGTCTCCATTCTGCTCTTTGTGATGAATTGCTGGCATaacctgatgtgtgtgtgtgtgtgtatgtgtgtgtgtgtgtgtgtgtgcactggcaggtgtgtttgcacgtgcatgtgtgcgagCCTATGTATAGTTGTACGTGATTTCCTAGCTGGCCCTATTGACACAGTAGTTCAGTAAACACATCTATTGAAAGGGTGACGAATGTTGATCAGATCTTTAATATCTATTTTGCGGCTGTTATGGTTGAGTCAGTCTGAACCCCGTGTTGCTATAAACTGTGAGAGAGTCAAAACGCAGCCCGTGGTATTCCATCACGTCTCTGTTGTTTCCTGTATTTCTTGGATTGTCCTCTAAAAGTGATGAAGTTGTTAAAAGCCGTTGTTGTGGGTGCAGATCCCCTGCGCCACGCTGCACGATGTGATCGACGCCCTGGTGGAGAAAACTGGAGGAGTTCTGACGCCTTTCATCATGGAGCGGATGTACGACACCAACATCAGTACGGAATCatatcactctctctatctctgcctctctctttattcttctctctttttaccTTTCTTTTGCTCGCTggctcattcactctctcacttaCTTCCTTCTTTAACCTTAGTTAACCTCTTACCCCGTGTAATTGTCTGCCTTAGGTTAAATATATAGTTGAAGTCTATTATTTTTGTCACTAATTCAAATCTCTCTACAGCATTTATTGAGTCCGAtaaagaaaatggagagaagagTGTTCAGTGTGCCTCGTCAAACCCTCTCCCTGTGCCTCCCAAACCAGGTAGCTTGtccatatgacacacacacacacacacacacacacacacacacacacacatgcccgcACCCACTAAAGTATTTAGACTGTTTGCCAAACCTGTTTGCTTTGGGATGAGGGAATGCCATTTGTGAACTTCAGTGAGAGCAGGAAGAAATTCCTCCTCCTGCACTTCTTTGCTTTGGACtttttaaagtcacagtgaaatgaaaaatgactttttcaccgtGTTATGGCTAATTCTCCATTCCATAACATACAGCTTAACAACACAAAATTAACAagatttttattaaattttgtttacaaagtgtgttttcaaaatcctattgcttttacttcctggaaaatggcaAATCTTTAGCGGTGACTTCACTGCGTGCCAGTAGGCGTacataacaccccccccccccccccccatcatataaaacctgcagctGGCAAGTGGCAACAGGATGCAGCGGTGCgtttttctgtttccttacGCAAGACACCAGCGGCTAgagtttattcattttgaagaatctggaatttgtgacagctcaaTAATATACGGAAAACACCgaatctctttttctctatttttctctacatttattttattttattatttggtcaTATTCCAAACTGCCCACTTTTGAACCATCCCTTCTTGCGTTATGTctcaccccaacatcctgtttcaatatGTCAAAATTAGGGAAGGAAGTCACCATCGAAATGCCGTATCCTTGTGACTTAAATGCAGCATGAAGCATTTAGTCTGAGTGAGCTAGACTAACAATGGAGCTATCCTGTGGAGTTACAACTacattcaaatacacacactcactcgttCATTTACATGGTTTGCCAATCCTGTTTGCTTTGGCTTGGAGAGTGCCGTCTTTGAGCCACAAAAGTATTTATCAGTTTTATTGACTGCAGGTAGAATTTCCCTCTCCTacagctgtgttgttttgcTTTAGATGTTTTAACTCCAGCATTTTAGCAACAATGCTTCCTTTTTAGATCCTTGTTCAATGTtaaaaaatctttattttaatcttcatttatccagggagggttttgctgagcatgAATGCTCCTTTTCAACGTCTCAAGCATTCAGTTACATGGATCTTGTATCTcccacataataataatgaaacgTTATGTCTCACAGAGTCTGTACCAGTCCGTGTACCGGAGTCGGACACAGGAGAGTGTCTGTACCTGAACGACATGCGTGAGTACCGCTCTGCGcccatcaatccatccatcagcATTCCTGCCATTCACACTTTTTGTCCGTGTTCAAACATAAGCAACAAGTGTGACTTCATTTTTTCCACGGCTGTTGCTTACCAATGTGTGTTTGCCCCAACAGCggaggagaaagaaatagaagcagaagaagcagcgCGTCCGTCCCCACGCCCTCGTCTGCAAAGTGAGTTGTTGAGTCCCTCTCTCTTCATGCCgctcttttatttttatctcaggTATTTATTCTCAGGTATTAAGAATATTCTCTTTACCTGATGCTTGATTGAAATAATTAACTCATGTCCATCTTACAAACTTTAGAGCCTTTAATGTTTTAAAGAGCTATTTGAAACAGTGTAAGGTACAATGTGCTGTTCTGTGATCATATCATTTTAATAATCAACTGTGATTTCACGACAAAGTTCTCCGCCCAACTATTCTACACAAAgctcctatctatctatcttagggctgcaactaatgattattttcattaccGATTAatctatcaattattttttcaattaatcgaATAATCACGtagtcaataaaatgtcaaaattaatgccaaatgcccatcacaagttccaGGGCCccaagtgattcttaaaattgcttatttagtctgaccagcagccaagaAAACCCTTATTCaagtttcattcattcattcattttgtaatgatatgaaacagaaaaaacgtagaaaagcagcaaaacgattaattatcaaaattataatagATTAATTTCTGGCAGTCagctaatcgattaattgactaatcgtttcagcactgttctatctatctatttatctatctatatatattatacatcaaGACACtcattcttttatttattttattttatttatttatt
Coding sequences:
- the LOC139908898 gene encoding signal-transducing adaptor protein 1-like: MAKRPGRQRIQLPHCYYEGYLEKRSFKDKTSRNLWTCLCGNTLFFFNNNKDTNYVEKLDLSGFISITDDYSRDRKLDAARLNLRLKDGDIKITAPSLEARELWKAYIHSVLKLSVPSSLNLLPGQINMLKDAVEKEKERMKALSRPAAPPASSSSPYLSLHADMPACYHHVSRMEAVLMLERQPERGNLLLRPGRDEGSFAVTTRQDLDGPLVRHYLVTRKHEGGFTIAVDNPIPCATLHDVIDALVEKTGGVLTPFIMERMYDTNITFIESDKENGEKSVQCASSNPLPVPPKPESVPVRVPESDTGECLYLNDMPEEKEIEAEEAARPSPRPRLQRPEKKPSRQAMMPPVPAPRPSVLSSSLPSSASSALPPSSTDNLDGRMRRLTVSSVSPDPLVQNITEELKLKFEKRQVCQE